In candidate division WOR-3 bacterium, the sequence ATGGGCATTTATTCCGTGATGAGGTGCAGATGCATGACATTGTTTCCCATAAACAATAAATTTTAACCAGAGCATCGATTTTTCTGCAATCTCAAGTAAAGTGCCATCTTCATTACCAGCATCGGCGACAATGAATAAATCGTCTTTTTTGAATAGTTCGGGATGATTGTTAACTAAATATTGTGCGCCAAATTTACTGCCAGTCTCTTCATCAGCCACTAATAAGAGGGCTACATCATAATTTGGAGCTAAGCCTAACGATTTTAAGACCTTTACTGCGATAATTGAAGCCACCATTTCTTGTTGATTGTCTTCTGTGCCTCGGCCAAAAATTTTACCATCTTTTACTACGGCTTGGAATGGGTCGGTCTGCCATAAATCTTTAGGTCCAGGCGGCACAATATCAAGATGGGTCATAATCCAAATCGTTCGGTTACGATTAATTCCTTCTAAGCGTACAACAAGATTAGGTCGGTAACCTGAAGGCACTGAATCATCTGGGGCATTATATTCTTTAACATTAAGGGATAAATCGTTTAAGTATTTTAAGAGATAATTTGCCTTATCAACTTCGCCCTGACCACCATTTTGGGGTCCAATGGCTGGCAGGGCAACAAGTTCAGATTGTAATTTAATCATTTCTGAACTCGCTTCGTCAATGGTTTCTCTAATCTTTTGCCAAACTTTATCTTTCCACATTTTGTTGCTCCTAATTAAGATTAATTTCAATATAACACAATGTATAACACTATAAAATAATATATTACACTATACAAAAATAATTTTATGTTGGCAAGAGTAAAAACGATGTTATTGAGCAAATGTTCAATCAATGATAATCTTTAATTCTAAAACAGTACCCCCAATTGTCTCAAGCATCAATTATCTATTGAACCATACCCATAGGTTTCGACAAGATAGCAAAAACAGTATATCTGTTTTGGTAGAGTTTTCTCAAAGGAGACTTCTGAACAGATAAATTTTTGCTAAAAATATACTGAAATCATTGAATATTCTCAATCTTTTGGGTGTTCAAAACAATTTTCAGTGTTCTCTAAAATGATTTTCTACACATCGATACGATTTGATTTATTCCGAACTTTCTAAAAGGTAGTGGATAATATTTTGTATAAATTTAGAATTGATGTGTAAAAATAAATTAACACTTGACATTTTGGGTTTTTTTCGATATAAATTATCTTTATACTACACCATCAGTCGTATAGATGAAATTAAACAATCAGTGCTGGCTGATGGCTATATGAATATAATTTATTTTATGAAAACATATATTGCTAAAAACAGTGATGT encodes:
- a CDS encoding M20 family metallo-hydrolase is translated as MWKDKVWQKIRETIDEASSEMIKLQSELVALPAIGPQNGGQGEVDKANYLLKYLNDLSLNVKEYNAPDDSVPSGYRPNLVVRLEGINRNRTIWIMTHLDIVPPGPKDLWQTDPFQAVVKDGKIFGRGTEDNQQEMVASIIAVKVLKSLGLAPNYDVALLLVADEETGSKFGAQYLVNNHPELFKKDDLFIVADAGNEDGTLLEIAEKSMLWLKFIVYGKQCHASAPHHGINAHRIGANLICHLDKYFKKKYKVKNRLFSPPTSTFEPTKKESNVPNINTIPGEDVFYFDCRILPEYDLQNILTDIREELNKIENKFSAKIVVEPFQSNQSAPMTPSNSDVVKLLKQAIKKVYNVNAKPRGIGGGTVAAILRKQGFPAVVWGKFANTAHQPNEYCIIENMIGDAKVYAYLFGMEA